Below is a genomic region from Pseudomonas berkeleyensis.
AATGGCGCTTGAGGAGTGAGCCCTATAACAAATGGTTCAAATCGCTCGCTTCGCTCACTGGGACGGGCTAGAGCCCGCCCCTTAACCAAACGTTAGCCGGCAAAGAGAGAATATGGAGTGAACCAAAGCGAAGACGTCGAGTATCGGCAGGCTGCAGCAAACTACAGCACCTCCTATATGAGTAGTGCAAAATGGCTAAAGCTATTTCGTGCAGTGATTTCTGCTGGTATTCCGCTTGAGCGAGTACGATGGAAGTTTATTGATACGGAGCATTTCATTGAGGTGTCTTTCCCTGATGAATGGGATCTACAACCTACACGTTTTGCTGATGGTAAGTTTCAGCCGTTCGAGTATCGGTGGTTGGAGTTCGTCTTCATTCCACATGCGTTTAAACCGAGGGCTGGCGTGGCGTATGAAAAGAAGCAAGATACGGCCACTGTTGTGGCGGTTTTGGAAAAGATCGGCCAGTTCCCCATCGAGGTTTCTCCGGAAGGCATCACAATCCGTGGGTATCGTGTCTAAGACGTTGCCGGTTAACAATCGGTTCAAATCGTTCGCTTCGCTCACTGGGACGGGCTAAAGCCCGCACCTTAACCAAACGTTAGAGGCACATGCTATGGACAGCAGCGTTGCAAGTGTCATGAACAACACAAAGTGGGATGAAATCAGGCTTACTATGGCCGCCCTTGATCCAAGCCCAAGCTACAGAACCCGTTGCATTGATAATGGTTACATTTCCAACTGGGATCACGATTGGCTTTATCACTTTCGCATTGGCGGGTACGAGTGCATTGAATGGCTTGAAATTTCCTGCCAAACAGAGCAAGAAAAAAGCAATGTATTAAATGCGCTCAAAATCATTCACGTCCCAGGTGGCGCCACAGCTACTGGCTTCATGATCTATGGCTATATAAAAGCAGGGCAAGCAATTGAGTACATATGAGCCTCTAACTACTGGTTCAAATCGCTCGCTTCGCTCACTGGGGCAGTCAAACTGCTACGCGCTTGACTGCCCCTTAACCTGAACGTTAGGTGCAATCGTGGATATCGTTGGTTTCGTAGAAAGTACGTATCAATTATTCGAGGCCTTTGAAAAGCCTGAGTCAGCTACAGATATTGAACACTGCGAAGAATGTAGAGATCATAACGACGAGATCAATAATGTAAACAAGCGCGATTTGTCACCTGAACAAATTGGTACTGTATGCTGGGGTGTCTCTTCCTTTTTAACACCTCAGGCAATGGGCTATTATATACCAAGATTTATCGAACTA
It encodes:
- a CDS encoding DUF6678 family protein, producing the protein MNQSEDVEYRQAAANYSTSYMSSAKWLKLFRAVISAGIPLERVRWKFIDTEHFIEVSFPDEWDLQPTRFADGKFQPFEYRWLEFVFIPHAFKPRAGVAYEKKQDTATVVAVLEKIGQFPIEVSPEGITIRGYRV
- a CDS encoding DUF6678 family protein: MDSSVASVMNNTKWDEIRLTMAALDPSPSYRTRCIDNGYISNWDHDWLYHFRIGGYECIEWLEISCQTEQEKSNVLNALKIIHVPGGATATGFMIYGYIKAGQAIEYI
- a CDS encoding DUF6714 family protein; the protein is MDIVGFVESTYQLFEAFEKPESATDIEHCEECRDHNDEINNVNKRDLSPEQIGTVCWGVSSFLTPQAMGYYIPRFIELAVTGQNDKEGSPYMCLFINQIGLNAESLQFSEFSAEQRQAVHKSLIILKTKYMSTLLEHCWENDIDTAITQWST